A portion of the Planctomycetota bacterium genome contains these proteins:
- a CDS encoding GNAT family N-acetyltransferase, protein MPTISHHPRLPAGGNNDPTAGGPFTQELRIADGKRTIGSVRWHTVGSDGVAQLLDLFVREPDRRQGHAKSLLTAAEKQIGKYHGRSLRRIWCQVRQQSQVKARALISGRGYQHVSTAKDLFENEDGLVYVKTFD, encoded by the coding sequence ATGCCGACGATCTCTCACCACCCGAGGCTTCCGGCCGGCGGAAACAACGACCCCACCGCCGGCGGACCGTTCACCCAGGAACTGCGCATCGCCGACGGCAAGCGGACGATCGGTTCGGTCCGTTGGCACACCGTGGGTTCCGATGGCGTCGCCCAGTTGCTCGACCTGTTCGTCCGCGAACCCGACCGCCGGCAGGGCCATGCGAAATCATTACTAACGGCAGCGGAGAAACAGATCGGTAAGTACCACGGCCGATCGCTACGCCGCATCTGGTGCCAAGTCCGTCAGCAATCGCAGGTCAAGGCCCGCGCGCTCATCAGCGGCCGGGGCTATCAGCACGTCTCCACGGCGAAAGACCTCTTCGAGAACGAAGACGGGTTGGTCTACGTCAAGACCTTCGACTGA
- a CDS encoding amidohydrolase family protein has protein sequence MIIDCHTHVWQSPEQLGRATLGGVPPRTGKRQGNTPAADPDAHFQQTRQVDKAFVLGFKSKYLEADVPNRVVADYCGRDPQRLFGFAGIDPTQEAAVDELQLAHEELGLRGVTVSPANQDFHPADTRAMDLYAKAEKLGMPILFHPGGPMTEASKLSYSRPHLIDEVARNFPGLRIVIAQLGQPWIEEAILLLAKHRNVYADVSVLTSRPWLAYNALINTFQAGVMGKLLFGSDFPFADAQQCIQTLYSLNQMVQGTNLPVIPREELRGIVERDALELLNLA, from the coding sequence ATGATTATCGACTGTCACACGCACGTTTGGCAAAGTCCCGAGCAACTCGGCCGCGCGACACTCGGCGGCGTTCCACCCCGCACCGGCAAACGCCAGGGCAACACACCCGCCGCCGACCCTGACGCTCACTTTCAGCAAACCCGCCAAGTCGACAAGGCGTTCGTGCTTGGGTTCAAGAGCAAGTACCTCGAGGCCGACGTGCCCAACCGTGTCGTCGCCGACTACTGCGGCCGCGACCCCCAGCGTTTGTTCGGCTTCGCGGGCATCGACCCGACCCAGGAAGCCGCCGTTGATGAGCTGCAACTAGCGCATGAAGAACTTGGCCTGCGCGGAGTGACCGTCTCGCCGGCCAACCAGGACTTCCACCCCGCCGACACACGGGCGATGGACCTTTACGCCAAGGCCGAGAAGCTCGGGATGCCGATCCTTTTCCACCCCGGCGGCCCGATGACCGAGGCGAGCAAGCTTAGTTACTCGCGCCCCCATCTCATCGACGAGGTCGCCCGCAACTTCCCGGGCCTGCGCATCGTCATCGCCCAGCTCGGCCAACCGTGGATCGAGGAGGCGATCCTGCTGCTCGCCAAGCACCGCAACGTTTACGCCGACGTGTCCGTGCTCACGTCCCGCCCGTGGTTGGCGTACAACGCGCTCATCAACACGTTCCAAGCCGGCGTCATGGGAAAGCTGCTTTTCGGCTCCGACTTTCCGTTCGCCGACGCGCAGCAATGCATCCAGACGCTGTACTCGCTGAACCAGATGGTGCAGGGCACGAACCTGCCGGTAATCCCGCGTGAAGAGTTGCGCGGGATCGTGGAGCGTGACGCCCTCGAACTTCTCAACCTCGCGTGA
- a CDS encoding FGGY-family carbohydrate kinase, producing MKVLALDIGSSSAKAAIVVDGEIVGSVLREPFRTDTQGVKVSVTAQELLRAAFAVLGAIDGTGVDVLALTGMSPAWLAMGPNGKELSDIITHADRRSVAQAHAIEAALGRDDHLRRVGNRPFPGGISSTSCKWFADNHGMSGVDLVGHITTLLHTSLTGARVMDVSNAGFTGLWRVDGTGWDEELVDLVGLKMSQLPSVVDSGEVVGKLLPGASVVLKLPEGLPVTAGMVDGSGALLLAGARPGQLVNSAGSTDVLAVCLDHPEPRADLLTRPLGIGRKWVSAATEAAAGSTIAWARRELFRDLDDAAFERLLTQTRSTDVAFDLRLAGSRTEIDQPTGGMSGLTLGSTRDDILGAIVAALDRSRRERLAKLESLGTPLLDDVILTGGGATPHPWTDRFNVRLEEEATLCGAALATQQGSAA from the coding sequence ATGAAAGTTCTCGCCCTCGACATCGGAAGCTCCTCGGCCAAGGCGGCGATCGTCGTCGATGGGGAGATCGTCGGGTCGGTCTTGCGGGAACCCTTCCGGACCGACACGCAGGGAGTGAAAGTCAGCGTGACTGCGCAAGAACTCCTTCGTGCGGCATTTGCCGTGCTCGGGGCGATCGACGGGACCGGCGTGGACGTGCTCGCTTTGACCGGCATGTCCCCCGCATGGCTGGCCATGGGGCCGAACGGCAAAGAGCTTTCGGACATCATCACACACGCCGATCGGCGATCCGTTGCCCAAGCCCATGCGATTGAAGCGGCGCTCGGCCGTGACGATCACCTGCGACGTGTCGGCAACCGACCGTTCCCCGGCGGCATCAGCTCCACGTCGTGCAAATGGTTCGCCGACAACCACGGCATGTCGGGCGTTGATCTCGTTGGCCACATAACGACGCTCCTGCACACGAGCCTCACCGGCGCGCGTGTGATGGACGTGTCCAACGCCGGCTTCACCGGGCTTTGGCGGGTCGATGGCACCGGTTGGGACGAGGAGTTGGTCGATCTCGTCGGGTTGAAAATGTCGCAACTGCCGAGCGTGGTCGATTCCGGTGAGGTCGTCGGCAAACTTCTTCCCGGCGCGTCGGTCGTGTTGAAGCTGCCCGAGGGGCTTCCGGTGACGGCCGGCATGGTCGACGGCAGCGGGGCGTTGCTGTTGGCCGGGGCGCGGCCGGGGCAGCTGGTCAACTCGGCGGGGAGTACGGACGTGCTGGCCGTTTGCCTCGATCATCCCGAGCCGAGGGCCGACCTGCTCACGCGTCCCCTGGGCATCGGTCGCAAGTGGGTGAGCGCCGCGACCGAGGCGGCCGCCGGCAGCACGATCGCCTGGGCCCGCCGTGAACTTTTCCGCGATCTTGACGACGCCGCGTTCGAGCGATTGCTCACCCAGACGCGTTCGACCGACGTCGCGTTCGACCTGCGCCTCGCCGGTAGCCGCACCGAGATCGACCAGCCGACCGGCGGCATGTCCGGGCTCACGCTTGGCTCCACCCGTGACGACATCCTCGGTGCCATCGTCGCCGCTTTGGATCGGAGCCGCCGCGAACGGCTGGCCAAGCTCGAATCGCTCGGTACGCCGCTACTCGATGATGTCATCCTCACCGGCGGCGGGGCGACCCCGCATCCGTGGACAGATCGCTTCAACGTTCGCCTCGAAGAAGAAGCGACGCTCTGCGGAGCGGCATTGGCGACTCAGCAAGGGAGCGCCGCCTGA
- a CDS encoding DUF1772 domain-containing protein codes for MPGIARLPDRAFVRAFQVIDGVIQNNQPIFMAIWVGSIPLLAVTAVWGAVRLDGVPRVLLMVAAAVYILGLQLPTFLFNIRLNNALQMVDADAADDATVNKARLVFERPWNRWNNVRSVMGLIASVLLLAVLLLVD; via the coding sequence ATGCCGGGGATTGCCAGGTTGCCCGACCGTGCGTTTGTTCGTGCGTTCCAGGTCATCGACGGCGTTATCCAGAACAACCAGCCGATCTTCATGGCGATCTGGGTTGGTTCGATCCCGTTGCTCGCGGTCACGGCGGTTTGGGGAGCGGTGCGGCTCGACGGGGTTCCCCGCGTCTTGCTCATGGTGGCGGCAGCGGTGTACATACTCGGCCTTCAGTTGCCGACGTTCCTGTTCAATATCCGGCTCAACAACGCACTGCAGATGGTCGATGCCGATGCCGCGGATGATGCGACGGTCAACAAGGCGCGCTTGGTGTTCGAGCGGCCGTGGAACCGGTGGAACAACGTCCGATCGGTCATGGGGCTGATCGCATCGGTGCTACTGCTGGCAGTGTTGCTGCTGGTCGATTGA
- the typA gene encoding translational GTPase TypA, whose translation MPRNIRNVAIIAHVDHGKTTLVDALLRQSGNFRDAQLKGDAILDSNPLERERGITILAKNCAITYTDPETGDKVQVNVIDTPGHADFGGEVERVLAMADGCLLLVDAAEGPMPQTRFVLQKAFDAKLKPIVVINKIDKPDQRAEEVLDEVFELFMELGADDETLDFPTVYASGRDGWASTEMDKKGEDIKPVFDALLNHIPQPEGDETKPLRLRVQTLDYSEYVGRIGIGRIYDGTLKAGQQVLLSKRDGSMEKRKIVKLLTFDGLGRKEVEQASAGDIVAMVGLEGVDIGDSVCDPDNPAPMDPIEIEPPTLTMVFGVNDSPLAGKEGKYVTARHLRDRLMRELESNVALQVEGSEGDNTLRVSGRGLMHLGILIETMRREGYELSVGKPVVVVREIDGVKSEPVERLVVDVPDLHASKVMELVGHRRGELQTMSDRHGIQHLEFLIPARGLIGLRTRLLTATKGEAIMHHSFAEWRPLRSDVPGRQNGVMIANMAGAATAFSLFGLQERGEMFVGPTDVVYEGQIVAEHCRDNDLVVNVVKGKQLNNIRTHASDEALVLKPARRMTLEQALEYIEDDELVEVTPTAVRIRKGQLKEADRRRTDRQAAKATA comes from the coding sequence ATGCCGCGCAATATCCGAAATGTCGCCATCATCGCCCACGTCGACCACGGCAAGACCACGCTCGTCGACGCGCTACTCCGCCAGTCCGGCAACTTCCGCGACGCCCAACTCAAGGGCGACGCGATCCTCGACTCCAACCCGCTTGAACGTGAGCGCGGCATCACCATCCTCGCCAAGAACTGCGCCATCACCTACACCGATCCGGAGACCGGCGACAAGGTGCAAGTGAACGTGATCGACACGCCCGGCCACGCGGACTTCGGCGGCGAGGTCGAGCGGGTGCTGGCGATGGCGGACGGGTGTCTGCTGCTGGTCGACGCGGCCGAGGGACCGATGCCACAGACGCGGTTCGTTTTGCAGAAGGCGTTCGACGCGAAGCTCAAGCCGATCGTCGTCATCAACAAGATCGACAAGCCCGACCAACGTGCGGAGGAAGTGCTCGACGAGGTCTTCGAGCTGTTCATGGAACTTGGTGCCGATGACGAGACGCTCGACTTCCCGACGGTCTACGCCAGCGGCCGAGACGGTTGGGCGAGCACGGAGATGGACAAGAAGGGCGAAGACATCAAGCCGGTGTTCGACGCGCTGCTCAATCACATCCCGCAGCCCGAGGGCGACGAAACCAAGCCGCTGCGGCTGCGGGTGCAGACGCTCGACTACAGCGAGTACGTCGGCCGCATCGGCATCGGCCGCATCTACGACGGCACGCTCAAAGCCGGGCAACAGGTCCTTCTCTCCAAGCGCGACGGCTCCATGGAGAAGCGGAAGATCGTCAAGCTGCTGACCTTCGACGGGCTCGGCCGTAAGGAAGTCGAGCAGGCGTCCGCCGGCGACATCGTCGCGATGGTCGGCCTCGAAGGCGTCGACATCGGCGACAGTGTCTGCGATCCGGACAACCCCGCGCCCATGGACCCGATCGAGATCGAGCCGCCCACGCTCACGATGGTCTTCGGCGTCAACGACTCGCCGCTGGCCGGAAAGGAAGGCAAGTACGTCACCGCCCGCCACCTCCGCGACCGCCTCATGCGTGAGCTGGAATCCAACGTCGCGCTGCAGGTCGAGGGCAGCGAGGGCGACAACACGTTGCGTGTGAGCGGACGCGGCCTGATGCATCTGGGCATCCTGATCGAAACGATGCGCCGCGAGGGCTACGAACTCTCGGTCGGCAAGCCGGTGGTGGTGGTCCGTGAGATCGACGGCGTGAAGAGCGAGCCGGTCGAACGGCTGGTCGTCGATGTGCCGGACCTGCACGCGAGCAAGGTGATGGAGTTGGTCGGCCACCGACGCGGCGAGTTGCAGACCATGTCCGACCGGCACGGCATCCAGCACCTGGAGTTCCTGATCCCCGCGCGTGGCTTAATCGGTTTGCGGACCCGCCTGCTCACCGCCACCAAGGGCGAGGCGATCATGCACCACAGCTTCGCCGAGTGGCGTCCCTTGCGGTCGGACGTGCCGGGTCGGCAGAACGGCGTGATGATCGCCAACATGGCCGGGGCCGCGACGGCGTTCTCGCTGTTCGGCCTGCAGGAGCGCGGCGAAATGTTCGTTGGGCCCACCGACGTCGTCTACGAGGGACAGATCGTCGCCGAGCACTGCCGTGACAACGACCTGGTCGTCAACGTCGTCAAGGGCAAGCAGCTCAACAACATCCGCACCCACGCCAGCGACGAAGCGCTCGTCCTCAAGCCCGCCCGGCGCATGACGCTCGAGCAAGCGTTGGAGTACATCGAGGACGACGAACTGGTCGAAGTCACCCCGACGGCGGTGCGTATCCGCAAGGGCCAGCTGAAGGAAGCCGATCGTCGACGAACCGACCGCCAGGCGGCGAAGGCCACCGCCTGA
- the fliS gene encoding flagellar export chaperone FliS, with product MSSQARRHAVVPAAKNGVNQYLRAQVMTASPERIQLMLFDGALRFGEQARHGLRNHDYDLSHDKLKRVQRIVQELIHGLRPEHDPVTCKQLEALYNFAYLKLVEANIHHSEEALDEALNVLRYQRETWAMLLERLEADEAKQVKQDPRVSMCA from the coding sequence ATGAGTTCTCAAGCACGCCGACATGCTGTAGTTCCCGCCGCCAAGAACGGTGTCAACCAGTACCTGCGTGCACAGGTCATGACCGCGTCTCCCGAGCGAATCCAACTGATGCTCTTCGACGGCGCACTCCGGTTCGGCGAACAGGCGCGACATGGCCTGCGCAACCACGACTACGACCTGAGCCACGACAAGCTCAAACGCGTCCAGCGCATCGTTCAGGAACTCATCCACGGCCTGCGACCCGAGCACGACCCGGTCACCTGCAAGCAACTCGAAGCGCTCTACAACTTCGCTTACCTCAAGCTGGTCGAAGCCAACATCCATCACTCCGAGGAAGCGCTCGACGAAGCCCTGAACGTGCTGCGGTATCAGCGCGAGACGTGGGCGATGCTTCTCGAACGACTCGAAGCTGACGAAGCCAAACAGGTCAAGCAAGACCCGCGCGTAAGCATGTGCGCGTGA
- the fliD gene encoding flagellar filament capping protein FliD, translating to MGTISSGVGLASGINSQQIIEQLMQIEARPRALYEQRIAGNESRRLAYTTLETRLASLRLAGQQLKLSQRFQAATATSGNDDVVVATASDRAATGSFQVRVAQLASSQQTVSQGFASPTDTLGIGNLTFELGGKGLRSESSINDLRGGQGISAGLFRITDRAGDSAVIDTAGVRDLDELALRISRNTDVNVQADIEDGKLVLTDFTGGSGQLAVRDIDGTAAEELGIDQRVSATTITGAQLDGLAETTTLSSLNDGRGVDVGLNADLTVTLLNGSNFDVDLTDAKTIGDVIERFDDAAGGDATLTISGNRLIINDNTTIPPLGIGQTSVASANGSSAVQDLGLIGSSTTGTFNGRQIVASNGSVLIQSLAGGDGIDTSGGLTVTNRAGVTTNIDTQAEDVAGLIDAINNAGAGVEAQINDAGNGIDLIDLTGGNGDLTMAERGGTTAADLGLLGTFAPNTDPNAPDAKGANLQRQWIYGTTEVADLDGGNGIGAGTLEFTNSNGDVFEVVIDEEDDITNVDDLFAKINDTAASFGVSIGLNDNGDGFTVTDTAGGATQLRINDVEGQIGSALRITGEAETGETTLTGSYETTIEVAASDTLDEVITKINESDAGVAATLLNDGGNTPFRLSLTGRRPGLAGQVLVDGGATSLRTRDLSEASDALAYIGGGADAIAISSKSNTISDAVRGVSFELTGVSDQAINIEVASDTTPVKDQLKALVEGFNTTISEIRSLTDFDVETGRRGQLLGESAVQRIESELYALLRDRVVEGGQYQRLGDIGVNIENGGELTFDEETFNAAYADDPRAVERLFTATTTQLDDEGEEAVVGVGLGWLIEERLDRIVDPVDGIIKRTADAIDEVTRGYEDRIDQLNALLDGKRARLERQFFNMELAIAGLQDQQAAVSSFQPFNFRGTGGGDS from the coding sequence ATGGGTACGATTTCATCCGGCGTTGGCCTAGCCAGCGGCATCAACTCGCAGCAGATCATCGAGCAGCTCATGCAGATCGAGGCGCGTCCGCGTGCCTTGTACGAGCAACGCATTGCCGGCAATGAGTCGCGCCGCCTCGCCTACACCACGCTCGAAACACGGCTTGCCTCGCTCCGCCTCGCCGGCCAGCAACTCAAGCTTTCGCAGAGGTTTCAGGCAGCCACGGCGACCAGCGGCAACGACGACGTCGTTGTCGCCACCGCGAGCGACCGCGCCGCCACCGGCAGCTTCCAGGTTCGCGTCGCACAACTCGCGTCGAGCCAGCAGACCGTTTCGCAAGGCTTCGCGTCCCCGACCGACACGCTCGGCATCGGCAATCTGACCTTCGAACTCGGCGGCAAGGGACTGCGGTCCGAGTCGAGCATCAACGACCTACGCGGCGGTCAGGGCATCTCGGCCGGCCTGTTCCGCATCACCGACCGCGCCGGCGACTCGGCGGTCATCGACACCGCGGGCGTCCGAGACCTCGACGAACTCGCCCTGCGCATCAGCCGCAACACCGACGTCAACGTGCAGGCCGACATCGAGGACGGCAAGCTCGTGCTCACCGACTTCACCGGCGGCAGCGGCCAACTGGCCGTCCGCGATATCGACGGAACCGCCGCCGAAGAGCTCGGCATCGATCAACGCGTCTCCGCCACGACCATCACCGGCGCGCAACTCGATGGCCTCGCCGAGACCACCACCCTTTCGAGTCTCAACGATGGCCGCGGCGTCGATGTCGGTCTCAACGCCGACCTTACCGTCACCTTGCTCAACGGCAGCAACTTCGACGTCGACCTGACCGATGCGAAAACGATCGGCGACGTGATCGAAAGGTTCGACGACGCGGCTGGCGGCGACGCGACCCTGACCATCAGCGGCAACCGGCTGATCATCAACGACAACACGACCATACCGCCGCTGGGCATTGGGCAGACGTCCGTTGCCAGCGCCAACGGCTCGTCGGCCGTGCAAGACCTCGGGCTGATCGGCAGCTCGACGACCGGCACGTTCAACGGCCGGCAGATCGTCGCGAGCAACGGCAGCGTGCTCATCCAGTCCCTCGCCGGGGGCGACGGCATTGACACGAGCGGCGGCCTGACCGTCACCAACCGTGCCGGCGTCACCACGAACATCGACACGCAAGCCGAGGACGTCGCCGGACTGATCGACGCGATCAACAATGCCGGTGCCGGCGTCGAAGCCCAGATCAACGACGCGGGCAACGGCATCGACCTGATCGACCTCACCGGCGGCAACGGCGATCTCACCATGGCCGAGCGCGGCGGCACCACCGCGGCCGACCTCGGCCTGCTCGGCACCTTCGCCCCAAACACCGATCCCAACGCGCCCGACGCCAAGGGCGCGAACCTGCAACGCCAGTGGATCTACGGCACCACCGAGGTGGCCGACCTCGACGGCGGCAACGGCATCGGGGCCGGCACGCTCGAGTTCACCAACTCCAACGGCGACGTCTTCGAAGTCGTGATCGACGAAGAGGACGACATCACCAACGTCGATGACCTGTTCGCCAAGATCAACGACACGGCCGCAAGCTTCGGCGTGAGCATCGGACTCAACGACAATGGCGACGGCTTCACCGTCACCGACACCGCCGGCGGCGCGACGCAGCTACGGATCAACGACGTCGAGGGCCAGATCGGCAGCGCCCTGCGGATCACCGGCGAGGCCGAGACCGGCGAGACGACGCTGACCGGCAGTTACGAAACGACCATCGAAGTCGCCGCCTCCGACACGCTCGACGAGGTCATCACGAAGATCAACGAATCCGACGCCGGCGTGGCCGCGACGTTGCTCAACGACGGCGGCAACACGCCCTTCCGACTGTCGCTCACCGGCCGGCGACCGGGTCTCGCGGGGCAAGTACTCGTCGACGGCGGCGCCACCAGTCTCCGCACACGCGACCTATCCGAGGCGAGTGACGCGCTGGCCTACATCGGCGGCGGTGCCGACGCGATCGCCATCTCCAGCAAGTCCAACACGATCAGCGACGCTGTCCGCGGCGTGTCCTTCGAACTCACCGGCGTGAGCGATCAGGCAATCAACATCGAAGTCGCTTCCGACACGACCCCGGTCAAGGACCAACTCAAAGCCCTTGTCGAGGGGTTCAACACCACGATCTCCGAGATCCGCTCGTTGACCGATTTCGACGTCGAGACCGGTCGCCGCGGGCAGTTGCTCGGCGAGTCGGCGGTGCAGCGGATCGAGTCCGAGTTGTACGCGTTGCTGCGCGACCGTGTCGTCGAAGGCGGCCAATACCAGCGGCTCGGCGACATCGGCGTGAACATCGAAAACGGCGGCGAACTGACGTTCGACGAGGAAACCTTCAACGCCGCCTACGCCGACGACCCGCGGGCTGTCGAACGGCTCTTCACGGCCACGACCACTCAGCTCGACGACGAGGGCGAGGAGGCGGTCGTCGGCGTCGGCCTCGGCTGGCTCATCGAAGAAAGGCTCGACCGGATCGTCGACCCGGTCGACGGCATCATCAAACGAACCGCCGACGCGATCGACGAAGTCACCCGCGGCTATGAAGACCGCATCGACCAGCTCAACGCCCTGCTCGACGGCAAGCGTGCCCGGCTCGAACGGCAGTTCTTCAACATGGAACTCGCCATCGCTGGCCTGCAGGATCAACAGGCGGCCGTGAGTAGCTTCCAGCCGTTTAACTTCCGTGGCACCGGTGGTGGCGACAGCTAA
- a CDS encoding fasciclin domain-containing protein: protein MFSSATTLAGVAIVGFLVPVTFAGDCDEKTTPQNTSFIAAAHDAVPSIFEIAFTTPDFSTLAGLIAVADLDEPLNQSGDFTVFAPTNDAFEALPDGTLTEVINDKDLLTKILTYHVVPGRIFADDIPQGRTEVETLGGEILIIDRAGADIRINGNQVVAADIEASNGVGHVIEGVLLPGKEKPKNTLDLFDVLERTSELSTLETAVKASGFARSLGNDGPYTVFTPTNDAFAALPSGTVESLLDHSNVNDLRAVLRLHILAGEVDARGAVVAGEAESREGSTLRFEIEDGQLFVVGPTNRAKVIKTNITAENGIAHVIDTVLLPGDSH from the coding sequence ATGTTCTCTTCCGCAACCACCCTTGCCGGCGTCGCGATCGTCGGCTTTCTCGTCCCGGTGACCTTCGCCGGCGACTGCGACGAGAAGACCACGCCGCAAAACACGAGCTTCATCGCCGCCGCCCACGATGCCGTGCCCTCGATCTTCGAGATCGCGTTCACCACGCCCGACTTCAGCACGCTCGCCGGACTGATCGCCGTGGCCGATCTCGACGAGCCGCTGAACCAGAGTGGTGATTTCACCGTCTTCGCCCCGACCAACGACGCGTTCGAGGCACTGCCGGACGGCACGCTCACCGAGGTCATCAACGACAAAGACCTTCTGACGAAAATCCTGACCTACCACGTCGTTCCCGGCCGGATCTTCGCGGACGACATTCCGCAGGGTCGCACCGAGGTCGAAACCCTCGGCGGTGAGATATTGATCATCGATCGGGCCGGCGCTGACATCCGCATCAATGGCAACCAGGTCGTGGCCGCCGATATCGAGGCGTCCAACGGCGTCGGCCACGTGATCGAAGGCGTGCTGCTCCCCGGAAAGGAGAAGCCGAAGAACACCCTCGACCTCTTCGACGTCTTGGAACGGACGAGCGAACTCTCCACCCTCGAGACAGCGGTCAAGGCGTCCGGCTTCGCCCGTTCGCTGGGCAACGATGGTCCGTACACCGTCTTCACGCCGACCAACGACGCGTTCGCTGCATTACCAAGCGGCACCGTCGAGTCGCTGCTTGATCACAGCAACGTCAACGACCTGCGGGCCGTGCTTCGTCTGCACATTCTCGCGGGTGAGGTCGATGCCCGTGGCGCGGTCGTCGCCGGTGAGGCCGAGAGTCGCGAGGGCAGCACGCTCCGCTTCGAGATCGAAGACGGCCAACTGTTCGTCGTCGGACCGACCAATCGTGCCAAGGTGATCAAGACCAACATCACCGCCGAGAACGGCATCGCCCATGTCATCGACACGGTTCTTTTGCCGGGCGACTCGCACTGA
- a CDS encoding sigma-70 family RNA polymerase sigma factor encodes MNPATPSSTTASPPPVLPAVARGVAGAAETCIDRYGGLIWSVAKRYCQSAADAEDAVQDVFIELWRKAGDFDEQRGTEAAFVSTVARRRLIDHLRKRGRRKDVEQLGDVAATDGDDHDDEADAAREALGDLNDSQRTVITLTVFEGLSYPEIAEKLAIPLGTVKAQARRGFAAVRDALTRRREAATVRRAMFRQQRGLQQPRLEQN; translated from the coding sequence GTGAACCCCGCCACACCGAGTTCGACAACCGCGTCGCCGCCGCCGGTCCTGCCGGCGGTGGCCCGTGGCGTCGCGGGCGCGGCCGAGACGTGCATAGACCGCTACGGCGGGCTGATCTGGTCCGTGGCCAAACGGTATTGTCAAAGTGCAGCCGATGCCGAGGACGCAGTGCAGGACGTGTTCATCGAGCTTTGGCGGAAGGCGGGGGATTTCGATGAGCAACGCGGGACCGAGGCGGCGTTCGTATCGACCGTTGCCCGCCGCCGGCTGATTGATCATCTCCGCAAGCGCGGTCGTCGGAAAGACGTTGAGCAACTTGGCGACGTGGCCGCCACCGACGGCGACGACCATGACGATGAGGCCGACGCTGCCCGGGAAGCACTGGGCGACCTGAACGACAGCCAACGGACCGTGATCACGTTGACGGTGTTCGAGGGGCTGAGTTATCCGGAGATCGCCGAGAAGCTCGCGATCCCGCTGGGCACCGTCAAGGCACAGGCCCGACGCGGGTTTGCGGCGGTGCGTGACGCACTGACCCGACGGCGTGAGGCGGCGACCGTCCGGCGGGCGATGTTCCGACAGCAACGGGGGCTGCAACAGCCAAGGCTGGAGCAAAACTGA
- a CDS encoding anti-sigma factor — MTDQPTQNEPMVDEPTLAAVWRSGGDARVALPTGLRAKLIEDARLHLLAPKSLPIGAATSPSPWLAWSGWIAAAAAVVVLLVFFATRPQPEVAGIPDQPAIELVEPLGFEALLAACELEPVKLDVLAMDDDFDQAEAEVAWDNEQQIGVLRVRNLPANDVVEAQYQLWIVDATRPDDNGRNRVDGGVFDVAPETLNVDGWSEIQIDSKLPVGDAVGFAITLEPPGGSVVSELGPRLLMITG, encoded by the coding sequence ATGACCGACCAACCGACACAAAACGAACCGATGGTCGACGAGCCGACGCTCGCGGCGGTGTGGCGTAGTGGCGGGGACGCGCGTGTGGCACTGCCGACGGGTCTGCGGGCCAAGCTCATCGAAGACGCACGGCTACACCTGCTCGCGCCGAAGTCGCTCCCGATCGGCGCCGCGACGTCACCATCGCCGTGGCTTGCGTGGTCCGGCTGGATCGCTGCCGCAGCGGCGGTGGTCGTCTTGCTGGTGTTCTTCGCGACAAGGCCGCAGCCGGAGGTGGCGGGCATCCCTGACCAGCCGGCGATCGAACTGGTCGAGCCGTTGGGATTCGAGGCGTTGCTCGCGGCTTGCGAGCTGGAGCCGGTCAAGCTCGACGTGCTGGCCATGGATGACGACTTCGATCAGGCCGAGGCTGAGGTTGCTTGGGACAACGAGCAACAGATCGGCGTGCTGCGTGTCCGAAATCTCCCGGCCAACGATGTCGTCGAGGCGCAGTACCAGCTTTGGATCGTCGACGCGACGCGCCCCGACGACAACGGCCGCAACCGTGTGGATGGCGGGGTGTTCGATGTCGCCCCGGAAACGTTGAATGTCGACGGTTGGTCGGAGATTCAGATCGACAGCAAGCTGCCGGTCGGCGACGCGGTCGGTTTCGCGATCACGCTCGAACCGCCCGGCGGAAGCGTCGTGAGTGAACTCGGGCCACGGCTGTTGATGATCACCGGCTGA